ATGTGCATTATGAATACCAGTAATGCCGAAAAAGAAGTTGATTTTCAAAAATATAACGAAAGAACAGAAAGTTTCCATTCAGCCAAAAATATTATTACAGATGAGAGTTTCGCATCCTTAAAAAAGACTTCAATTCCTGCTATGAAAATGTGGGTTCTGGAATTAAATAAATAATCAGGATTCTTAATGAGGAAATTCTATTTAGCAAAAATCAAAAATATGATCTGTTATAAAAATACATTGGTTTTATTATTGTTCTTTTTTCAACTGAGTTTTGGACAGCTTGCACCTAAAGTACCTAAGAAAGTTTATACCACAAAGGCTTTAGGTGCTTTAGCTCCGCCTGTAATTGATGGACTTTTGACTGAGGAAAGTTGGAATATTGTAGATTGGACGGGGGATTATATCGAAAATCTTCCTGACGAAAATACAACGCCTATTGAGCAAACTAAATTCAAGATTGTATACGATAAAGAGTTCATCTATTTTGGTTTTAGATGTTATGACAAAGACCCAAAAGGAATTGTAGAAAGACTCTCAAGGCGTGATGGTTTTGAAGGCGACTGGATCGAAATTAACATTAGCAGCCATAACGATAAGTTAACCAGTTTTTCGTTTGCCGGATCAGCCGCAGGTGTAAAAAGTGATGGTTTTATTTCTGATAACGGAAAAACATGGGACGGAAACTGGAATCCTATCTGGTATTTAAAAACCAATATTGATGATGAAGGCTGGACTGCCGAAATCAAAATCCCATTAAGTCAGTTAAAATTTAGTGATGCTCCTGAACAAGTTTGGGGACTGCAATCTACAAGAAGATATTTTAGAACAGAAGAACGCTCTGTCTGGCAGCGCATTCCGCTTGATGCTCCGGGCTGGGTTAGTGAATTTGGAGAATTACGCGGTTTAGATGGTTTATCTCCTCAAAGGCAAATAGAAATTCAGCCCTTTATGCTTTCTAAGTTAGAAACGTATCCTCAGGAAAAAAAGAATCCGTTTAAAACTGGTCAAGATTTTAAGCTAAATGGAGGTTTGGATGCTAAAATTGGCATTACCAATGATCTAACATTAAACTTAACAATAAACCCCGATTTTGGACAGGTAGAAGCCGATCCGTCTACTATTGTGTTAGATGGTTTTCAGGTTTTTTATGATGAACGACGCCCTTTTTTTGTAGAAAATAAAAACATTTTCAACTATTCATTTGCTGATGATCAGGACAATTTGTTTTATTCCCGCAGAATTGGGCGAAATCCTAACGGACAACCCCATATTCCTGACGGTGCTTTTATGACAATCCCTAATAATACAACGATTTTGGGAGCAGCAAAATTTAGCGGAAAAACTAAAAATGGCTGGTCAATTGGAATCCTTGAAAGTGTGACAAATAAAGAATATGCGAAAATTCAGGAGAATGATCAAATGACAAAATTATTGGTAGAACCATTGACCAATTATCTTGTTGGCAGAGTTCAAAAAGATTTTAACAACCGTAACAGCTATTTTGGAACTGTTTTTACTGCCGTAAACCGAAATTTAGAAACCGATTTTCTAAATTTTATGCATAAATCTGCTTATACAGCCGGAATCGATTTTATGCATAACTGGAAAAACAGGAAATATTATTTTAAGGGCAATTTTGTAACCAGCAGCGTTCAAGGCAGTAAAGAAGCAATAACGGCTACACAAAAAAATATGACACATTTATTTCAGCGAATTGATGCCGGACATCTTTCTGTTGATACATTGCGAACTTCGCTTGCAGGAACTGGTGGAAAATTTGAATTGGGAAAAGCAAGTGTTGGAAACTGGCGTTATAAAGGAGTTGTAATATGGAGATCGTCTGAATTAGAACTTAATGATATTGGCTTTTTAAGGCAAGCCGACGAAATCAAACAATATGCCTTTTTATCTTATGAAACCCTAAAACCTTTTGGACAATTCAGGAAAATAACAACAAATCTGGAGCAGCTTTCAAACTTTGATTTTGAAGGAAATTATAATAAAATGCAATATGCTTTGGGGTCAAATGTTGTATTAAAAAACAATTGGGGTTTTGCTGTTTCAGCCATTTATAAACCTGTAAACTATTCTAATTCTATTTTGCAGGGCGGACCGCGGTTTCGTTATTCTGAAGAGTTTTTTAAATCGATTAGTATTACTTCAGACAGTAGAAAAAAGCTCAAATATAATTTTGCTCTTTACGATACAAAAGGCAAAAACAATTCATTTTCATATACCGAATTTACAACCGGAATTACCTATCAACCCGTTAATGCTTTTACACTTTCTTTTAGTCCTGGTTTTTCTTCCAATAAAAATAAACTGCAATATATTACGCAAACCAGTTTTAATACTGAACCTCGTTATATTACTGCAAATCTCGATCAGAATACATTAAGTGCTTCT
The sequence above is drawn from the uncultured Flavobacterium sp. genome and encodes:
- a CDS encoding DUF5916 domain-containing protein, producing the protein MICYKNTLVLLLFFFQLSFGQLAPKVPKKVYTTKALGALAPPVIDGLLTEESWNIVDWTGDYIENLPDENTTPIEQTKFKIVYDKEFIYFGFRCYDKDPKGIVERLSRRDGFEGDWIEINISSHNDKLTSFSFAGSAAGVKSDGFISDNGKTWDGNWNPIWYLKTNIDDEGWTAEIKIPLSQLKFSDAPEQVWGLQSTRRYFRTEERSVWQRIPLDAPGWVSEFGELRGLDGLSPQRQIEIQPFMLSKLETYPQEKKNPFKTGQDFKLNGGLDAKIGITNDLTLNLTINPDFGQVEADPSTIVLDGFQVFYDERRPFFVENKNIFNYSFADDQDNLFYSRRIGRNPNGQPHIPDGAFMTIPNNTTILGAAKFSGKTKNGWSIGILESVTNKEYAKIQENDQMTKLLVEPLTNYLVGRVQKDFNNRNSYFGTVFTAVNRNLETDFLNFMHKSAYTAGIDFMHNWKNRKYYFKGNFVTSSVQGSKEAITATQKNMTHLFQRIDAGHLSVDTLRTSLAGTGGKFELGKASVGNWRYKGVVIWRSSELELNDIGFLRQADEIKQYAFLSYETLKPFGQFRKITTNLEQLSNFDFEGNYNKMQYALGSNVVLKNNWGFAVSAIYKPVNYSNSILQGGPRFRYSEEFFKSISITSDSRKKLKYNFALYDTKGKNNSFSYTEFTTGITYQPVNAFTLSFSPGFSSNKNKLQYITQTSFNTEPRYITANLDQNTLSASIRLDYNINPNLTIQYYGQPFISRGRYNAFNKVINPTALYYSDRVSLFDSDQIHFDALKNNYQIDEDTNGVTDYSIQNPDFAFVQFRSNLVARWEYIPGSEVFLVWSQGITSNGNSNENLVTELNSQILGRKPTNTFLIKITYRFML